The genomic region CGGCTGCACGTGGACTTCCCACGCCGACCGCAGCGGGCGGAACGATGAGGCCTTCAGGACACCCTCACGCTGGGCCAGCCACTCGACTCCGAGAGCGTCAATAGTCGCGTGCGCCGACGACGGATCGATGTACTCGCCACGATCCTTCGCGAACTCGAGCTCCCGCAGGCGTCGCTCAGCATCGAGCTTCCTCGCAAAGCCACGCTCCTGCGTCTGGGAGTGATCGGGGCGCCGGTACACGATGCGGTAGAGCTTCTTGCCCGCTGCGTTCGTATACGGGTGGATGCTGCCCATGCGCGCTCCGGAGTCTGACGCGTGTTTCGCGTATTGAGAATCAGAATACGCGAATTGCACCGTTGCGTGCGGCACCCACGCGACGGGGAGTCGGAGCGGCACCGCCGGCTACAGCTCCCCGATCGCCTGTCCGAGTCGCAGGTAGAGGTCCGCGACCCGTTCGTTGTTCGCACTGTAGGTGGGCCATTCGCCGCGGCGGCGTTCGGTGCGGGGCGGGTTGGCGATGAGGAGCCCGGCTTCTTCGAGTTCGCGGAGGTAGGGGACGACGGTCGTCGGGGGGACTTGGAGGGCGTCGGCGATGGTCTTCCTGGTGACGCCGGGGTTCGTGCGGAGGTAGCGGATGATGCCGGCTTTGACCATATTCCCCAGGATCGCGATGGCGTTCTCGGCGTCTTCGCCGTCTGCGGGCCGGGCGTACTTGGGCATGGTGCCGATTCTCCCCTAGTCCTTGGAGTGAGGACCACTTTCCACAGTAAGCGTTTTATCCGTTCACTTCTGGTGTGAACTGCTGTACAGTCCAGGCATGACCTCGACTCGACCCCTCGCTCCGCACCGGCTCGCGTGCCGGATAGTGGTCTTGTCCCCCAAAGTTCCTACAGACAAGCTCGCGCTTCTGCCTGTACCGTCGGGATCCACGTCTGTTCCCCCGCGAGGTGCGCCGGGCCCGATTTCGGGAATGTTTCTAGCCTGTTATTCCCCGGGTTTTCCATTTCGGAACGTTCGCCGTCTGCGTAGGATTCCGGTGCGGCATCTACTGCGTGTGGCTTCGGTTTCGTCTGTGGCGGCCGTCCTGGATTCTCGGGAGGGCTGGCAATGATGGCAACGGGCAGCACGCGCGGCCGCGGCAGGGCATGGGCGATCCTCGGCGCAGGGGTCCTGCTGGCCGGGATCGTGGCGATCATCGTCGCGGCGATCCTCTCGCAGCCCGATGAGCCGGCACCGTCACCGTCGGGCTCGACCGCCGGCACGCCGGCTCCGACGTCGAGCGCTCCGGGAGACGATGGCGAGGTGGTGGACGCGTCCGCGTCGGATCGAGGCTGGGTGCCCGAGCCGATCACGACGGACCGCGACCTCTACGTGCGGGCTGCGCTGGCAGCCGCGTCGACGTTCGACACGCAGCTGAGCACGCGGCGGGAGTGGCTGGCGTACCTGGACACGTGGTTCACAGCTGATACCCGCTACACGACCGCCGAGGATCAGGCGGATGTGATGGATGCCGCCAAGCTCGAGATGCGGCAGGGTGTCGTGCTTCCTGATGAGCAGTGGGATTCGCTTGCCGGGGAGGACGGTCGGGTGATCGCTGCGGTGACCGGTGACGTGGCATTCCAGCCGGTGTCGGATGACGCGTCCGGCGATATGTCGATCGGGACCGCGGATGTCGTGCTCACCTTCGTCCGGTCGGATGGTTCTGGCGGCGATGTGTCGTACGACGAGGTCGCGCGGGTGAGCGTGCAGGTGCTGTGCGGGCCGGGTTCGGTGCCGACGCCGGATTCTGGTCAGTCGGTGGGCGACTGCAAGGTGGTCCGGTACTTCACGGAGCCGTTGGAGCCGTAATGGGTGTCCCGGTCGCCGCCGCTGCCGCCCTCGCGAGGACGAGGACGGGACGACGCCTGGTGATCGGGATCGTGCTGAGCGTCGTGCTCATCGCGACGGTCAACGTCAGCCTGCTCGCGGCGGTGCCGTTGGCGATCGCCGCGCAGTCCACCGCCGACACCACTGCCCCGGACACGGACGGCCCGGTTCCTGCCGTGTCGGGCGACTGGGGGTACCCGTTGGCGGGGGCGTATTCGAAGGGCCGCGGGTTCGGATACAACCCGGTTGCCGGGTGCGCGTTCTGCTCCACCGACCACAAGGGCTACGACATGGCGCAGGGCTGCGGCGCGACTATCTACGCCGCCGGTGGCGGCCGGGTGGTCACCGCCGGGGCGTTCTTCGGGTGGGGCAACACCGTTCGCATCGACCACGGCGAGGGGCTCGTCAGTCTCTACGGGCACATGCAGTGGGGTTCGCTGCGGGTCTCCGTGGGGCAGGAGGTGGATGTGGGAACTCCGCTGGGCGCGGAGGGCAATACCGGCAACTCGTTCGGCTGCCACCTGCACTACGAAGTCCAGGTCGACGGGTTGCCGATCGATCCGCAACCGTTCATGGCCGCGCGCGGCCTGCCGCTGAAGTGATTCCGAACCGACCCCCG from Microbacter sp. GSS18 harbors:
- a CDS encoding M23 family metallopeptidase produces the protein MIGIVLSVVLIATVNVSLLAAVPLAIAAQSTADTTAPDTDGPVPAVSGDWGYPLAGAYSKGRGFGYNPVAGCAFCSTDHKGYDMAQGCGATIYAAGGGRVVTAGAFFGWGNTVRIDHGEGLVSLYGHMQWGSLRVSVGQEVDVGTPLGAEGNTGNSFGCHLHYEVQVDGLPIDPQPFMAARGLPLK
- a CDS encoding helix-turn-helix domain-containing protein, giving the protein MPKYARPADGEDAENAIAILGNMVKAGIIRYLRTNPGVTRKTIADALQVPPTTVVPYLRELEEAGLLIANPPRTERRRGEWPTYSANNERVADLYLRLGQAIGEL